The genomic window GGAAGCGCCGTGTCAGCGGCGGTACGCCGTGTACGTATTTCCGTCAGGTGCTGTCAGGGTGACGGCTTTTCGGCGCCAGCGGTCATTCCAGCTCGTGCTGGTGGCGCGCGGCCAGCAACAGCAGATCGTTGGCGCGGCGGCAGCCGAGCGATTCCATCATGCGCGCGCGGTGGGTCTCCACCGTCTTGACGCTGATGCCGAGATCGGCGGCGATTTCCTTGTTGCTCTCTCCCTTGCCGATGCGTCGCAGGATCTCGCGCTGGCGCGGCGACAGTGCCGCAATGCCGGTCGGCTTCTCGCGGCCGAGCATCGGCGCCAGCATCTTGGCCGAGATCTGCGGGCTCAGGAACACCTGGCCGGCGTGCGCGGCGCGCAGCGCCAGTTCCAGCTCCTGCGGGGCGGCATCCTTGACCACGAAACCGACCGCGCCGCGATCCAGCGCATCGCGCACATGCGCCGCATCGTCATGCATGGTCATCATCACCACGCGGGTTCCCGGCGCACGCAGGCGGATGTCGCTCAGTGCTTCCAGGCCGGTACGACCGGGCAGTGACAGGTCCATCAGCACCACATCCGGGGCGTGCTGCAGGGCCATCTGCAGGGCCTGTTCGGCATTGCTGGCCTCGGCCACCAGCTGCACGTCGGCAAACCCCTGCAGCAGCCGCGCCAGGCCGGCGCGAACCAGGGTGTGATCGTCGACGATGAGAACTCGCACAGGCACGCTGGAGGTTGGGGAGGGGGGTCCACCTTAACTTAGCTGAACGGACCCGCCAAGGGCCGCCGGTCCGCCGTCAGGATGGCAGGTTTCAACGCGCGCGGCGCGCTTCGGCCACCTGGCGCCGGTGCAGCCGGAACAGGTGCCGCTCCATCGCCATCTCCAGGCCATCGCCGAGGCGATGGAAGCGCAGCCACAGGTAATGGCCGCCACCGCCGTCGGCGGCTTCGGCGATGACTTCCACCGGCAGGTCGATATGGTCCGGCAGCCAGTCGCTGGGCTGCAGCCGGACCACGCCGGCCTGGCCGGCGCTGGCGCCGCTGCGCGGCCCCAGCTGCAGACGGATGCCGCGACGCGACCAGCGCACCGGGCGCAGGGTCAGCTCCTGGCCCTGCTGGCGGACCAGGCGGCCCAGCAGCACCATGGTCAGGTCCATCTTCGCTTCCAGTCGCTGCAGCTGCAGGCTGGCTTCGGTGCGTTCGTCATGCTCGTCGACACGGCTGTCCTCGACCAGCGCCAGGCTGCGCAGCAGGCCTTCGGCGCTGCTGGTGCGGCCCATCGCGCTGCCGGCCTGGAACTCGGCCGGCAGGGCCAGTTCGCAGCTGAGCGTTTCGTCGAACAGCTCGCTCTCGGCGGGATGGTGCAGGGAGGTGGTCGGCAGCACGGTCATGCCAGCGATTCTGCCTGCAGGTAGGCATGCGCGGCGCGAAGCGAGCGACGGCCATCCTGCATCTGCACCGACACCGCGTCGCGGCGCTGGCGCAGCAGGCCCAGCAGGCTCTGCTGGCGTTCCAGCAGGGCCGAGAGCGGGGCGTGGTCGGCGGCGGTCAGCGGCTGGCTCAGCAGCGCATGCAGGGTGCTGTCATGGCCATCGAGCAGGCTGTCTGCGTGCTCGAAGGCTTCTTCGCCCAGGGCCTTCTCGAAGGCATCCAGCTGCGCGTTGAGTTCCAGCAGGCTCATGGTGCCACCGCGGCCGCGCGGCGCTGCTCGTGCGGGATGGCATTCCAGGCGCCGTCGATCTCACCCAGCAGCTGCAGCGACTCGTCCAGCGCGGCACGGTCGTTGTGCAGGTTGGCTTCGGTCAGGCGTTGCAGCAGGTAGTCGTACAGCGCCGACAGGTTGCCGGCGATCTCGCCGCCGGCTTCATGGTCCAGCGAGCCGTTCAGGTGGGCGACGATCGCACAGGCCTCGCCGATCGCCTTGCCCTTGCCGGCCTGGTCGCCACGCTCCAGGGTGGCCTGCGCACGACGCACGCGCTCCAGTGCGCCCGACAGCAGCAGCGCCACCAGTTTGTGCGGGTCGGCATCGGCGACCGCGCTGGTCACACCCACCTGGCGGTATTGCTCGGCGTACTGACGGCTGGAACCGTACATTCGTGATTCTCCCTATGCGCTGGGTGCCGGCGACGGATCGGGAAGACCGTTGGCACCGGCACTGCGATGATTGCTGTTGCGTCCGTTATCGGTGCGTACGGCGCCAAACTTGAGCGCCGCGCGCGATTCCTCAGCGGTTCAACTGGGCCAGCTGCTGCTGCAGCGCGGTGTTGCTCTGCTGCAGCTTGCCCATCAGGCTGTCCAGCGCCACGAACTGCTTCTTGTAGCGGGCCTCGACGCCGACCATGCGCGCGTCCAGGTCCT from Stenotrophomonas sp. 704A1 includes these protein-coding regions:
- a CDS encoding response regulator is translated as MRVLIVDDHTLVRAGLARLLQGFADVQLVAEASNAEQALQMALQHAPDVVLMDLSLPGRTGLEALSDIRLRAPGTRVVMMTMHDDAAHVRDALDRGAVGFVVKDAAPQELELALRAAHAGQVFLSPQISAKMLAPMLGREKPTGIAALSPRQREILRRIGKGESNKEIAADLGISVKTVETHRARMMESLGCRRANDLLLLAARHQHELE
- a CDS encoding PilZ domain-containing protein encodes the protein MTVLPTTSLHHPAESELFDETLSCELALPAEFQAGSAMGRTSSAEGLLRSLALVEDSRVDEHDERTEASLQLQRLEAKMDLTMVLLGRLVRQQGQELTLRPVRWSRRGIRLQLGPRSGASAGQAGVVRLQPSDWLPDHIDLPVEVIAEAADGGGGHYLWLRFHRLGDGLEMAMERHLFRLHRRQVAEARRAR
- the fliS gene encoding flagellar export chaperone FliS, with amino-acid sequence MYGSSRQYAEQYRQVGVTSAVADADPHKLVALLLSGALERVRRAQATLERGDQAGKGKAIGEACAIVAHLNGSLDHEAGGEIAGNLSALYDYLLQRLTEANLHNDRAALDESLQLLGEIDGAWNAIPHEQRRAAAVAP